The following proteins come from a genomic window of Rhodoligotrophos sp. CJ14:
- a CDS encoding sensor histidine kinase: MSSAVTKMAIVSEQHLSESPFLLSTMPAGRPEFYLAGSAILALIIALIVAAPYAREPLEGSSLLLPAYAAAVLVAELITAALLLALFSVQRSLAILILASGYLCSALLVVPWVLTFPGVFAPTGLLQSGLQSTATIAAVRRIEFPLLVVVYAFLNRPARDVYLDRFGSREMIFGTILALIVLAIAITLISLELSDALPTFMSDSRHVAETWDYVPALALFLQILAIMLLFTGRRSVLDIWLMVVICTVIVEVLLLSYLSAGRLSVGWWAGRLCGLASASVVLVVLLSETARLYGRLLRSHLAERRIREAQLVGMEALAASIAHEVNQPLASMVTNAAAGLRWIEREGGDLKQTKAALKRIVDDGHRAGMIIEATRSMFRKGARDRRRVSLNDIVLNALERARLDLRSGRISVRTELDRHLPSVTCNAMQMQQVVFNLIANAVDGMARTPESERVLTITSSFSHPGDALVRIGDTGSGIALTDKERIFEPFFTTKPNGMGMGLMFCRSVIEGHGGRLWATDNQPRGAVFHFTLPANDEDPSTMEQPS; this comes from the coding sequence GTGAGCTCCGCCGTTACTAAAATGGCCATCGTCTCCGAACAGCACCTCTCGGAAAGTCCTTTTCTCCTGTCGACGATGCCGGCGGGGAGACCTGAATTCTATCTCGCTGGCTCGGCAATACTGGCCCTCATCATCGCCTTGATTGTTGCAGCTCCATATGCGCGGGAGCCGCTCGAAGGATCATCGCTCCTCCTGCCTGCTTATGCCGCGGCTGTGCTCGTTGCCGAGCTGATCACTGCCGCCCTGCTTCTGGCGCTGTTTTCAGTCCAGCGCTCGCTTGCAATCCTTATCCTCGCAAGTGGCTATCTGTGCTCAGCATTGCTCGTCGTCCCCTGGGTACTCACCTTTCCCGGGGTTTTCGCGCCAACCGGCCTCCTTCAATCTGGGCTGCAAAGCACGGCGACGATTGCTGCCGTTCGCCGGATCGAGTTTCCCCTTCTGGTCGTTGTCTATGCTTTTCTGAACAGACCAGCGCGCGATGTATATCTCGATCGGTTCGGCTCTCGCGAGATGATTTTCGGCACCATACTCGCCCTCATTGTACTCGCCATCGCGATCACATTGATTTCTCTGGAGCTGAGCGACGCATTGCCGACCTTCATGTCGGACTCAAGGCATGTTGCCGAGACTTGGGATTACGTTCCCGCTCTTGCCCTTTTCCTTCAGATCTTGGCGATCATGCTGCTTTTTACCGGCCGACGCTCAGTCCTCGATATCTGGCTCATGGTCGTAATCTGCACCGTGATCGTAGAAGTGTTGCTGCTCTCATATCTCAGTGCGGGACGGCTGAGTGTTGGATGGTGGGCCGGCCGTTTGTGTGGATTGGCATCGGCGAGCGTCGTCCTGGTGGTACTGCTTTCGGAAACGGCAAGGCTTTATGGGCGGCTGCTCCGTTCGCATTTGGCCGAGCGCCGTATCCGAGAGGCTCAACTGGTGGGCATGGAGGCATTGGCGGCATCGATCGCCCATGAGGTCAATCAGCCCCTCGCCAGCATGGTCACCAACGCTGCTGCGGGCCTGCGGTGGATCGAGCGCGAGGGGGGCGACCTGAAGCAGACAAAGGCTGCGCTTAAGCGCATTGTCGATGATGGCCACCGCGCGGGAATGATCATCGAAGCCACCCGTTCGATGTTTCGAAAAGGAGCCCGTGACCGTCGCCGGGTGAGTCTGAATGATATTGTTCTGAATGCGCTTGAACGTGCCCGCCTTGACCTCCGCAGCGGCCGCATCTCGGTTCGAACAGAGCTAGATCGGCATCTGCCATCCGTCACCTGCAATGCCATGCAAATGCAGCAGGTTGTCTTCAATCTCATTGCGAATGCAGTAGATGGCATGGCCCGCACGCCCGAGAGCGAGCGCGTGCTCACCATAACGTCATCTTTTTCGCACCCAGGGGACGCACTGGTTAGAATTGGCGACACGGGCTCAGGTATTGCCCTGACAGACAAGGAGCGCATCTTCGAGCCATTCTTCACAACCAAGCCCAATGGCATGGGAATGGGCCTGATGTTCTGCCGTTCGGTCATCGAGGGGCATGGCGGACGCCTCTGGGCGACGGACAATCAGCCGCGCGGAGCGGTTTTTCATTTTACGCTACCTGCGAATGACGAGGATCCGTCGACCATGGAGCAGCCGTCATGA
- a CDS encoding response regulator transcription factor encodes MNDSLVYVVDDDSSLRMSVESLLTSIGHRVETFASVREFTHRSPVDAPSCLVLDVRLPDRSGLELQRDLAEQGTPFPIVFVTGHGDIPMSVAAMKAGAIEFLTKPFRDQDLLDAVHKGLDLDRRHRDEAAIITRLQERFSALTPREREIMSLVVAGKVNKQIASELQLSGITVKVHRAQMMHKMQAGSLAELVRFSDSLTLGLRSRRRIGAVMDLS; translated from the coding sequence ATGAATGATTCTCTCGTATACGTCGTGGACGATGACAGTTCCCTGCGCATGTCTGTTGAGAGCCTACTGACATCGATTGGTCACCGGGTTGAAACATTCGCCTCCGTGCGGGAATTCACGCATCGCTCGCCTGTCGACGCGCCCTCCTGCCTGGTGCTTGACGTGCGACTGCCCGACCGCAGCGGGCTAGAACTCCAGCGTGATCTGGCAGAACAAGGCACCCCATTTCCCATTGTGTTCGTCACGGGCCACGGCGACATTCCCATGTCGGTCGCCGCGATGAAGGCCGGAGCCATCGAGTTTCTGACCAAGCCGTTTCGCGACCAAGACCTGCTCGATGCGGTGCACAAGGGCCTGGATCTCGATCGCCGTCATCGTGACGAGGCCGCGATCATCACCAGGCTGCAGGAGCGGTTCAGCGCACTCACCCCTCGCGAGCGCGAGATTATGAGCTTGGTCGTCGCCGGCAAGGTGAACAAGCAGATCGCTAGCGAACTCCAGCTCAGCGGAATCACCGTCAAGGTTCATCGGGCGCAGATGATGCACAAGATGCAAGCAGGTTCGTTGGCTGAGCTGGTCCGCTTTTCCGACAGCCTCACCCTAGGGCTTCGCTCGCGGCGCAGGATAGGCGCCGTGATGGACCTGAGCTAA
- a CDS encoding alpha/beta fold hydrolase, with translation MTVLTHKRAKVNGVTLHYVTAGRGTVVLCMHGWPQNHREFLPVIERFTDQYAFIAPDLRGFADSDKPYGGYEPKTIAQDMLALLEVERVEKFHILSHDLGGPPSVALAYAAPERALSLATIETPFFGLDFPGYVDPRVPYWHLGMHMNMDVTQFLVEGREEQYLRHFFRDFAYNPTAVPESDIQQYVMQMRQPGNLRASLNHYGYIPQMAAQTAELTRSKLSVPMLAWAGRASFGDHCFDCAKAIAASAEGGVIEECGHWVFEEKPDFICEQLGRFWAKHS, from the coding sequence ATGACTGTGCTCACCCATAAGCGGGCCAAAGTGAATGGTGTGACATTGCACTATGTCACCGCGGGGAGGGGGACGGTCGTCCTCTGCATGCATGGATGGCCGCAGAACCATCGCGAATTCCTGCCGGTGATAGAGCGCTTCACGGATCAATACGCCTTCATCGCCCCTGACCTGCGTGGCTTTGCCGACAGCGACAAGCCCTATGGGGGCTACGAGCCGAAGACGATCGCTCAGGACATGCTGGCGCTGCTCGAAGTGGAACGGGTCGAGAAATTCCACATCCTCAGCCACGATCTCGGCGGGCCGCCCTCTGTCGCGCTGGCCTATGCGGCGCCCGAGCGTGCTCTGTCACTTGCCACGATCGAGACGCCGTTTTTCGGATTGGATTTTCCGGGCTATGTGGATCCGCGGGTGCCCTACTGGCATCTGGGCATGCATATGAACATGGATGTCACACAATTCTTGGTCGAGGGCCGCGAAGAGCAGTATCTGCGGCACTTCTTCCGTGACTTTGCTTATAATCCGACAGCGGTGCCCGAGAGCGACATACAACAATACGTCATGCAGATGCGGCAGCCTGGAAATCTCCGCGCGAGCCTGAACCATTACGGTTACATCCCGCAAATGGCTGCGCAAACCGCCGAACTCACCAGGAGCAAGCTCTCCGTGCCGATGCTCGCCTGGGCAGGTCGCGCGTCCTTCGGCGATCATTGTTTCGACTGCGCCAAGGCAATCGCTGCGTCTGCTGAAGGCGGCGTGATCGAAGAGTGCGGACACTGGGTCTTCGAGGAGAAGCCAGATTTCATTTGCGAACAGCTCGGCCGCTTTTGGGCGAAGCACAGCTGA
- a CDS encoding response regulator transcription factor yields the protein MENDEPHGSPSIAVVDNDASALHAIVALLGSLGFGASEFASAAEFLNSRREDKTACLIADVQMPGMTGLELHEHLTAKGRIIPTILTTAYPNEATRIRARKAGILCYLAKPVGPDALLGCVRAALARAA from the coding sequence ATGGAAAATGACGAACCACATGGCAGCCCATCGATCGCCGTCGTCGACAATGATGCATCGGCGCTGCATGCCATAGTCGCACTATTGGGCTCGCTCGGGTTCGGGGCGTCCGAGTTCGCAAGCGCTGCTGAGTTCTTGAATTCGAGACGGGAAGATAAGACCGCCTGTCTCATCGCCGACGTTCAGATGCCCGGCATGACCGGCCTCGAACTACATGAGCATCTGACGGCGAAGGGCAGGATCATTCCAACGATTTTGACGACGGCCTATCCGAACGAGGCGACGCGAATCCGCGCCCGTAAGGCAGGCATCCTCTGCTATCTCGCCAAGCCTGTGGGTCCTGATGCTCTGCTCGGATGCGTCCGCGCAGCTCTGGCGAGGGCAGCTTAG
- a CDS encoding hydrolase — protein MPNATPTPGKLLLSPKDHTLIMIDFQSQMAFATHSIDAVSLRNNAALVAHAAAGFGVSTILTTVAEKSFSGPMFEEITEAFPGQELLDRTSMNTWEDANVVRQVNAIGKNRLVFAGLWTSVCIVGPTLSAIDQGFEVYVITDACGDVSPEAHERAVERMMQAGARPMTSLQYLLELQRDWARSETYDLTTGIAKRFAGAYGLGIIYAKTMFGGSEGH, from the coding sequence ATGCCAAACGCCACCCCGACCCCCGGCAAGCTTCTTCTCTCGCCGAAAGATCACACGCTCATTATGATCGACTTCCAGTCGCAGATGGCATTTGCGACCCACTCGATCGATGCCGTCAGCTTGCGCAACAACGCCGCGCTAGTGGCGCACGCGGCTGCCGGCTTCGGCGTGTCAACAATCCTGACCACAGTTGCCGAGAAGAGCTTCTCGGGTCCCATGTTCGAAGAAATTACCGAGGCGTTCCCCGGTCAGGAGCTTCTGGACCGCACCAGCATGAACACCTGGGAGGACGCCAATGTCGTCCGGCAGGTGAATGCCATCGGCAAGAACCGCCTTGTCTTTGCGGGCCTGTGGACCTCCGTCTGCATCGTCGGCCCCACCTTGTCAGCGATAGATCAGGGTTTCGAGGTCTATGTGATCACTGATGCTTGTGGGGATGTATCGCCCGAAGCGCATGAGCGCGCGGTAGAGCGGATGATGCAGGCGGGCGCCAGGCCCATGACATCGCTTCAGTACCTGCTCGAGCTCCAGCGCGACTGGGCGCGCTCGGAGACCTACGACCTCACGACCGGCATCGCGAAGCGGTTCGCCGGCGCCTATGGCCTCGGGATCATCTACGCCAAGACCATGTTCGGCGGGTCAGAAGGCCATTGA
- a CDS encoding amidohydrolase, producing MEDQNSPGDPAIATQTDRRSLFRLAAVAAAASVASPRSSGAQDMPASSPDLILFNGTVVTLDRSNPRASAVAIRDGLIGAVGTDADILKLAGPNTQRIDLKRHTVIPGLQDNHTHVIRGGLSYNMELRWDGCRSLADAMAMLKAQAQITPPPQWVRVVGGFTEHQFDEKRLPTLDEINEVAPETPVFILHLYDRALLNGAALRACGYDRNTPEPPGGTIVRDSNGEPTGMLIAKPNATILYATLAKGPKLSHEDQLNSSRHFMRELNRLGITSVIDAGGGFQNYPDDYKVISELAEAGQMTVRISYNLFTQNKGGELDDFKRWTGMVKPGNGDAMYRHNGAGEMLVFSAADFEDFREPRPDMAASMEGDLEAVVRHLAAQRWPFRLHATYEETISRALDVFEKVNRDIPFDGLHWFFDHGETVSSRSIDRIAALGGGIAIQHRMAYQGEYFVERYGAAAAEATPPIARMLSSGVAVSAGTDATRVASYNPWVSLYWLVTGKTLAGLQLYRPENTVDRETALRLWTQATTWFSNEEGKKGQIKTGQYADLAVPSADYLSVPSDQIKDLTSVLTIVGGRIVWADGDFKTHAPAALPISPSWSPVKRFGGYQHAEPAAAKRSSAKDSQPSVLDRVSGLLCGCSKSCSVHGHEHAHAWASPVPASDLKSFWGALGCSCFI from the coding sequence ATGGAAGATCAGAATTCGCCCGGTGATCCTGCAATAGCCACGCAAACAGATCGCCGATCCTTGTTTCGGCTGGCCGCAGTGGCCGCAGCTGCCAGTGTTGCCAGCCCTCGCTCATCGGGAGCACAAGATATGCCAGCCTCATCACCAGACCTCATCCTCTTCAACGGCACCGTCGTCACGCTGGATAGATCGAACCCGCGGGCGTCGGCAGTCGCGATCCGGGACGGGCTCATTGGGGCCGTTGGCACCGATGCGGATATTTTGAAGCTGGCTGGCCCGAACACGCAGCGCATCGACCTGAAGCGTCACACCGTCATACCCGGCCTGCAGGACAACCACACCCACGTCATCCGCGGCGGCCTCAGCTACAATATGGAACTGCGCTGGGATGGCTGCCGCTCGCTGGCCGATGCCATGGCTATGCTGAAGGCGCAGGCGCAGATCACACCGCCACCGCAATGGGTCCGTGTGGTCGGTGGCTTCACCGAGCACCAATTCGACGAAAAGCGGTTACCGACCTTGGATGAAATCAACGAGGTCGCGCCCGAGACGCCGGTCTTCATCCTTCATCTCTACGACCGCGCGCTCCTCAACGGGGCGGCGCTGCGTGCCTGCGGCTATGACCGCAACACACCGGAACCACCGGGTGGCACGATCGTCAGGGACAGCAACGGGGAGCCGACCGGGATGCTGATCGCCAAGCCCAATGCGACCATCCTTTATGCCACGCTGGCCAAGGGACCGAAGCTGAGCCACGAGGATCAGCTCAACTCCTCTCGCCATTTCATGCGTGAGTTGAACCGGCTCGGCATCACCAGTGTGATTGATGCAGGGGGCGGCTTCCAAAACTATCCCGATGACTACAAGGTGATCTCGGAGCTCGCCGAAGCTGGCCAGATGACGGTGCGTATTTCCTATAACCTCTTTACTCAGAACAAGGGCGGCGAGCTCGACGATTTCAAGCGATGGACGGGCATGGTGAAGCCCGGCAACGGCGATGCCATGTACCGGCATAACGGCGCCGGTGAAATGCTCGTCTTCTCTGCGGCAGATTTCGAAGACTTCCGCGAGCCGCGTCCTGACATGGCAGCCAGCATGGAGGGAGACCTCGAAGCGGTCGTCAGGCATCTTGCAGCTCAAAGGTGGCCGTTCCGGCTGCATGCCACCTATGAGGAAACCATCAGTCGCGCGCTGGATGTCTTTGAGAAGGTGAATCGCGATATCCCCTTCGACGGGCTGCACTGGTTCTTCGATCACGGCGAAACCGTCTCGTCGCGCTCGATCGATCGCATCGCCGCGCTGGGCGGCGGTATCGCCATCCAGCATCGCATGGCCTACCAGGGCGAGTATTTCGTCGAGCGTTATGGTGCCGCTGCTGCCGAAGCCACACCGCCGATCGCGCGTATGCTGTCCTCGGGGGTCGCGGTCTCGGCGGGCACGGATGCCACGCGGGTGGCCTCCTATAATCCTTGGGTCTCCCTCTATTGGCTGGTGACCGGCAAAACCTTGGCCGGCCTGCAGCTCTATCGGCCGGAGAACACGGTCGACCGCGAAACCGCCCTGCGGTTATGGACGCAGGCCACCACCTGGTTCTCCAATGAAGAAGGCAAGAAGGGTCAGATCAAAACCGGCCAATATGCCGATCTCGCCGTACCCTCCGCCGACTATCTGTCAGTGCCGTCTGATCAGATCAAGGACCTGACATCGGTCCTCACCATTGTCGGTGGGCGGATCGTTTGGGCCGATGGCGATTTCAAGACCCATGCGCCCGCTGCGCTTCCGATCTCGCCGTCCTGGTCACCGGTCAAGCGGTTCGGCGGCTATCAGCATGCCGAGCCGGCCGCCGCGAAAAGATCCAGCGCCAAGGATAGCCAGCCAAGCGTGCTCGATCGGGTCAGTGGCCTGCTCTGCGGCTGCTCGAAATCTTGCTCTGTGCATGGCCACGAGCATGCGCATGCCTGGGCATCGCCTGTTCCGGCATCGGATCTCAAATCGTTCTGGGGCGCGCTCGGCTGCTCCTGCTTCATTTGA
- a CDS encoding antibiotic biosynthesis monooxygenase: MTETSRASPAETVTVVVHRRIREGRESAFQAAMQEFTGFALSFPGHRGMQLFRMIEGGRDYTVVARFESKEARRAFTSTPEYAAWMRRLRELTEGDPRIDELSGLEGWFARDDVPGLPKPGKVKMAVATFIGVFPVSTIVGLLVVPYIQHFPMLLVNAIVAAIIVILLTWVVMPIVTRALHRWLFPEAHVTASPGRTHSGGP; this comes from the coding sequence ATGACCGAAACATCCCGAGCATCTCCAGCCGAGACTGTCACTGTCGTTGTGCATCGCCGCATCAGGGAAGGACGCGAGAGTGCGTTTCAGGCTGCGATGCAGGAGTTCACCGGTTTCGCCCTGAGTTTTCCGGGGCATCGCGGGATGCAACTCTTCCGGATGATCGAGGGCGGCCGTGACTACACCGTCGTTGCGCGTTTCGAGAGTAAGGAAGCACGTCGCGCCTTCACCTCGACGCCGGAATATGCGGCCTGGATGCGGAGGTTACGAGAGCTGACCGAGGGTGATCCGCGCATAGACGAACTTTCGGGGCTGGAGGGCTGGTTCGCCCGCGACGACGTGCCGGGCTTGCCGAAACCGGGCAAGGTCAAGATGGCGGTGGCCACTTTCATCGGCGTATTCCCGGTATCGACAATCGTGGGGCTCCTGGTGGTTCCTTACATTCAACATTTTCCGATGCTGCTCGTGAATGCGATCGTGGCCGCGATCATCGTGATCCTGCTCACCTGGGTCGTGATGCCGATCGTGACGAGAGCGCTCCACCGGTGGCTGTTCCCGGAAGCCCATGTCACCGCATCCCCCGGCAGAACACATTCTGGAGGGCCTTAG
- a CDS encoding DoxX family protein — protein sequence MALEIARSQTARTSAALFARICLSAVYLYSAVGKLLDPPGGLAEVTGLGLPAPRLFLVLTILVQLGAGWMVLLGFWTRLAAFLLLGFTIIATALAHNPTGLIGTEFQHQLTTSLEHLAIVGGFILIIADGAGPASIDGWIARRANRRTMRCTLQL from the coding sequence ATGGCCCTGGAAATCGCGCGGTCGCAGACGGCCAGGACCTCTGCGGCCCTGTTCGCGAGGATCTGCCTCAGCGCGGTTTATCTCTATAGCGCCGTCGGCAAACTCCTTGATCCGCCGGGCGGGCTCGCGGAGGTGACAGGACTTGGCCTGCCAGCGCCAAGGTTATTCTTGGTTCTGACCATCCTCGTCCAGCTTGGCGCAGGATGGATGGTTCTTCTTGGCTTCTGGACCAGGCTTGCAGCCTTTCTGCTGCTTGGCTTCACCATCATCGCCACGGCGCTTGCGCATAATCCGACCGGCCTCATCGGGACAGAGTTCCAGCACCAACTGACAACTAGCCTTGAACATCTCGCCATTGTCGGCGGCTTCATTCTTATCATTGCGGATGGCGCCGGACCGGCTAGCATCGATGGCTGGATCGCGAGGCGGGCCAACCGCCGAACGATGCGATGTACTCTGCAGTTGTGA
- a CDS encoding alginate export family protein yields the protein MIDRRAGPQRKPERPVKRAAALLRGWQFVVGGYALCLAFSGHACAQSSPNPPPLTALRYGEDYSYLADPDARMGTWWEPLKYIPLDESSETYLTLGGEFRLRYEVYKNNNWGQQPAPDDGYLWYRALMAADFHFGPHVRVFGELIGAWAQGKEPFETPVDETGLDLLQGFADLAIPLGAGTVLTLRPGRQILSYGSERLISARYGPNVLRSFDAAKAFVEGNGWRIDGFYGRPVEPGLGDFNDSSDENISAWAAYGTTDLPLGTKAGLDLYYIGYDNEDATFNQGTGYERRHTIGARFFGTAQDWDWNWEAMYQFGTFADGDISAWSVASSTGYTFAEVPLSPHLGLRANIISGDRNPNNPNLQTFNPMFPKGKYFGELTLLGPENLINLHPTLDLQLGRGWSLGGAAVFYWRESKGDGIYDFGGTLIRGNGGSDAHFIGTQAEIVLTYEHSRNLNAMISYSQFYPGRFIKETGPSKTVHFIGTEVQLQF from the coding sequence ATGATTGATCGCCGAGCCGGCCCGCAACGAAAGCCTGAACGCCCCGTCAAGCGGGCCGCGGCTCTGCTGCGAGGCTGGCAGTTCGTCGTCGGAGGATATGCGCTCTGTCTCGCGTTCTCAGGGCACGCCTGCGCCCAATCCAGCCCCAATCCACCGCCGCTCACAGCACTGCGCTATGGTGAAGACTACAGCTATCTGGCTGATCCCGATGCTCGGATGGGAACTTGGTGGGAACCGCTCAAATATATCCCCTTGGATGAGAGTAGCGAAACCTATCTCACTCTCGGGGGCGAGTTCCGCCTGCGTTACGAGGTTTATAAGAATAACAATTGGGGGCAGCAGCCTGCGCCAGACGACGGCTATCTCTGGTATCGGGCACTGATGGCCGCCGACTTTCATTTCGGCCCGCATGTTCGAGTATTCGGAGAGCTTATCGGCGCCTGGGCCCAGGGCAAGGAGCCCTTCGAGACACCGGTCGATGAGACCGGTCTTGATCTTCTTCAAGGCTTTGCCGATCTCGCCATTCCCCTTGGTGCTGGGACGGTGTTGACCCTGCGACCGGGCCGGCAAATTCTGTCCTATGGCTCGGAGCGTCTCATCAGTGCGCGCTATGGACCAAACGTCCTTCGCAGCTTCGATGCCGCCAAAGCTTTCGTTGAAGGCAATGGCTGGCGGATCGACGGGTTTTATGGGCGCCCGGTCGAGCCAGGGCTGGGCGATTTCAACGATAGCAGTGACGAGAATATTTCGGCCTGGGCAGCCTATGGCACCACGGATCTGCCGCTCGGGACGAAGGCCGGTCTCGACCTCTACTATATCGGCTATGACAATGAAGATGCGACCTTCAACCAAGGCACCGGTTACGAAAGACGACACACGATCGGCGCCCGATTTTTCGGTACGGCGCAAGACTGGGATTGGAACTGGGAGGCGATGTACCAGTTCGGCACCTTCGCGGATGGCGATATCTCAGCCTGGTCGGTGGCCTCAAGCACCGGCTACACCTTTGCCGAGGTCCCGCTTTCGCCGCATCTGGGCCTGAGGGCCAATATCATCAGCGGTGACCGCAACCCGAACAACCCAAATCTCCAGACCTTCAACCCGATGTTCCCCAAGGGCAAATATTTCGGCGAGCTGACGCTTCTCGGTCCGGAGAACCTGATCAACCTACATCCGACCCTGGACTTGCAGCTCGGGCGCGGCTGGTCCCTGGGCGGCGCGGCCGTATTCTATTGGCGCGAAAGCAAGGGCGATGGCATCTACGATTTCGGCGGTACTCTCATCCGCGGCAATGGCGGAAGCGACGCGCATTTCATCGGAACGCAGGCTGAAATCGTGCTGACCTACGAGCACAGTCGCAATCTCAATGCCATGATCTCGTATTCACAGTTCTATCCGGGCCGGTTCATCAAGGAAACCGGCCCCAGCAAGACCGTTCATTTCATCGGCACGGAAGTACAACTTCAGTTCTGA
- a CDS encoding putative hemolysin, whose protein sequence is MIKSAVISGGLVMAAAVGLTAEPDDSVGLANPASTYCIEKGGKLEIRNEARGAVGYCHLPDGRVIEEWAFFRKENARRGTR, encoded by the coding sequence ATGATAAAATCGGCAGTGATTAGCGGCGGCCTTGTTATGGCTGCCGCGGTGGGTTTGACCGCTGAACCAGATGACAGTGTTGGATTGGCAAACCCCGCCTCAACATATTGCATTGAGAAGGGAGGCAAACTTGAAATCCGTAACGAAGCCAGAGGCGCTGTCGGCTACTGTCATCTGCCTGATGGTCGTGTGATTGAGGAATGGGCGTTCTTCAGAAAGGAGAACGCAAGACGCGGCACTCGCTGA
- a CDS encoding SOS response-associated peptidase encodes MCNAYRLRADVNSIVKAFDEHKITIRFGEGVPNLQPREDIKVTDVAPIARSIDVIRGEADMVQRRWSWPGPNKRPVYNFRSEGREFTSNRCLIIVDGFYEFTDPKDPKKKRKDKWLFTKKDEPIFCIAGIWRATPDVGEAFTMLTMPPGPDIALYHDRQVVILDRSAWADWLDPSVSAKSLIKPLPPETLAIEQIG; translated from the coding sequence ATGTGCAATGCCTATCGATTAAGGGCGGATGTCAATTCAATCGTGAAGGCATTCGACGAGCACAAGATCACGATCCGCTTCGGGGAGGGAGTGCCGAACCTGCAACCGCGTGAAGACATCAAAGTCACGGACGTGGCCCCGATCGCCAGAAGCATCGATGTTATCCGCGGAGAAGCAGATATGGTTCAGCGGCGCTGGAGCTGGCCGGGGCCGAACAAGCGGCCGGTCTATAACTTCCGCTCAGAAGGCCGGGAGTTCACATCGAACCGATGCCTGATCATTGTGGACGGCTTCTATGAGTTCACCGACCCGAAGGATCCGAAGAAGAAGCGCAAGGACAAGTGGCTGTTCACGAAGAAGGACGAGCCGATCTTCTGCATCGCCGGAATCTGGCGCGCCACACCCGATGTCGGCGAGGCATTCACCATGCTCACCATGCCGCCGGGTCCCGATATTGCGCTCTATCATGACCGGCAAGTCGTGATCCTCGATCGGAGCGCCTGGGCTGATTGGCTCGACCCTTCCGTCTCCGCGAAGTCACTGATCAAACCGCTTCCGCCCGAAACACTGGCAATTGAGCAAATCGGGTGA
- a CDS encoding YybH family protein gives MRIRAIGLFFALGLLLPSLGSVSAKADVDQDKIAIAQRLHLWADAFNTRDIAGVCDLFSSDLISSVPGAIAAGRDEVCTRLANVLAKPNVTLRYRPQIDEIIVSGDIAVVRLIWELTTERGSETSTSREVGMDIFQREPSGQWSIIRFLAFSFDPAI, from the coding sequence ATGCGGATCAGAGCGATTGGCTTGTTTTTTGCCCTCGGCCTGCTGCTGCCGAGCCTAGGCAGTGTCTCTGCAAAAGCAGATGTCGATCAGGACAAGATCGCAATTGCGCAGCGATTGCATCTCTGGGCAGACGCTTTCAACACCCGAGACATTGCTGGGGTTTGTGATCTGTTTAGCTCAGACCTGATTTCCTCCGTGCCTGGCGCGATCGCAGCAGGCCGCGACGAGGTCTGTACGCGCTTAGCCAATGTACTGGCCAAGCCCAACGTCACGCTGCGCTATCGTCCTCAGATCGATGAGATAATCGTATCCGGAGACATCGCTGTTGTTCGACTGATATGGGAACTGACCACAGAGCGAGGCTCTGAAACGAGCACGAGCCGGGAAGTTGGGATGGATATTTTTCAGCGCGAGCCGAGCGGCCAATGGTCCATCATCCGCTTTCTTGCCTTCTCTTTCGATCCAGCGATATAG